In one window of Pseudomonas sp. IAC-BECa141 DNA:
- a CDS encoding ABC transporter substrate-binding protein yields the protein MLRAAIAGLVLASFTLSASAETIRIAIGTQDTTINCAAGGLLIRELGLLDKYLPHDGAYKDAKYDVQWKNFTSGAPLTNEMVAGKLDFGAMADFPGAFNGVAFETAGKHSLFISVLSGSIKGSGNGIVVPSASGVQSLSEPKGKTISVPFASTAHGMLLRAVAEQGWDPLKDVNIIAQPPEVAGSALQAGKIDAHADFVPFAELFPSRGFARKIYDGAQANAPTFHGALVDQAYAKKYPEIVVAYLRASIEANQLLAAEPEKYSELIARVTGVDAEVNYLFHGPLGVQTRDLSWKPEYRQAVGTAIDTLKLLKKADRGLDLNTFIDDQYIRAAFKASNLDYTAQLANYAQTPLKSVDAAIGNTISDFSHVAEIWVRGEDKVRRYASAGEAFTALAGLKSEGKSIRAVYAQASDSGIKLLAEQAWFASDGKGRLSAFLLKGQAQQFASAQGGKVFDFTDATTQAVATR from the coding sequence ATGTTGCGTGCAGCAATCGCCGGTCTGGTACTGGCTTCGTTCACCTTGTCGGCCTCGGCCGAAACCATCCGCATTGCCATCGGCACCCAGGACACCACCATCAACTGCGCCGCTGGCGGGCTGTTGATTCGTGAACTGGGCCTGCTCGACAAATACCTGCCTCACGACGGTGCCTACAAAGACGCCAAGTACGACGTGCAGTGGAAGAACTTCACCAGCGGCGCACCGCTGACCAATGAAATGGTCGCCGGCAAACTCGACTTCGGCGCCATGGCCGATTTCCCCGGTGCCTTCAACGGCGTGGCGTTTGAAACCGCCGGCAAACACAGCCTGTTCATCAGCGTGCTGTCGGGCAGCATCAAGGGCAGCGGCAACGGGATCGTGGTGCCGAGCGCGTCCGGCGTGCAGTCGCTGAGCGAGCCCAAGGGCAAGACCATTTCCGTGCCGTTCGCCTCCACCGCCCACGGCATGTTGCTGCGCGCCGTGGCAGAGCAGGGCTGGGATCCGCTGAAAGATGTGAACATCATCGCCCAGCCGCCGGAGGTCGCAGGTTCCGCGTTGCAGGCCGGCAAGATTGACGCACACGCCGACTTCGTACCGTTCGCCGAACTGTTCCCGAGCCGTGGCTTCGCCCGCAAGATCTACGACGGCGCCCAGGCCAATGCGCCAACCTTCCACGGTGCACTGGTGGATCAGGCCTACGCGAAAAAGTACCCGGAAATCGTCGTCGCTTACCTGCGCGCCAGCATCGAGGCCAATCAACTGCTGGCCGCCGAGCCCGAGAAGTACAGCGAACTGATCGCCAGGGTCACTGGCGTCGATGCCGAGGTCAATTATCTGTTCCACGGCCCGCTCGGCGTGCAGACCCGCGACCTGAGCTGGAAGCCGGAATACCGCCAGGCTGTGGGCACCGCGATCGACACGCTGAAGTTGCTGAAGAAGGCCGATCGCGGGCTCGATCTGAACACCTTTATCGACGATCAGTACATCCGTGCCGCGTTCAAGGCCTCGAATCTGGATTACACGGCGCAACTGGCCAATTACGCGCAGACGCCATTGAAGTCTGTCGATGCGGCGATTGGAAACACCATCAGCGATTTCAGCCATGTCGCGGAAATCTGGGTGCGGGGTGAGGACAAGGTCCGGCGCTATGCCTCGGCAGGAGAGGCATTTACCGCACTGGCGGGACTGAAGTCGGAAGGCAAGAGCATCCGGGCGGTGTATGCGCAGGCGAGTGACAGCGGGATCAAATTGCTGGCGGAGCAGGCGTGGTTTGCCAGTGATGGGAAGGGGCGCCTCAGCGCGTTTTTGCTCAAAGGCCAGGCCCAGCAATTTGCCTCCGCTCAGGGCGGGAAAGTCTTTGATTTCACCGACGCCACGACCCAGGCCGTTGCCACCCGTTAA
- a CDS encoding AraC family transcriptional regulator → MNVKLQDPTFDLALVSPFLLQTLAEVVAGKGIEPQSLCRGLGFDFEDLQDPAQRISYRQAVAMIQRALKVLPNQGLGLWVGAQNVLGTLGLLGHVLSLCKTLRDAFEIGVRHQHTSGGIVVSSVDVVGDQVYVDVECRLPFAEVQVFAVEEFFASLLVYGRALVGETFKPIAVEFMHAAPDYVDEYRRLLGPDVRFGCLHNRMLIDVQWLDVNLPNHHSLALRQAVKLLELEAAQVHQKLDLIQAVERAIARDLSRGSHIEKIAGDLNMSSRTLRRRLTEHSLTFEALLEQVRQARTMSLLANPDMPIERITEEVGYSDVRSFRRAFKRWTGKSPSAWRSECVI, encoded by the coding sequence ATGAACGTAAAGCTCCAAGACCCCACCTTCGATCTGGCGCTGGTGTCGCCATTTCTGTTGCAGACCCTGGCCGAAGTCGTCGCCGGCAAGGGCATCGAGCCGCAGAGCCTGTGCCGTGGCCTGGGTTTTGATTTCGAAGACCTGCAGGATCCGGCACAGCGGATTTCCTACCGGCAGGCCGTGGCCATGATCCAGCGGGCGCTGAAGGTGTTGCCCAATCAGGGGCTGGGCCTGTGGGTCGGCGCGCAGAATGTGCTGGGTACGCTGGGGCTGCTCGGGCATGTGCTGTCGCTGTGCAAGACTTTGCGCGACGCGTTCGAAATCGGGGTTCGGCATCAGCACACGTCCGGCGGGATTGTGGTTTCCAGCGTCGATGTGGTGGGTGATCAGGTGTATGTCGACGTTGAATGCCGGTTGCCGTTTGCCGAGGTGCAGGTGTTCGCGGTCGAAGAGTTTTTCGCCAGCCTGCTGGTCTACGGCCGGGCGCTGGTGGGCGAGACATTCAAGCCGATTGCCGTGGAATTCATGCACGCCGCGCCGGATTACGTCGATGAATACCGGCGGCTGCTGGGGCCGGACGTGCGCTTCGGCTGCCTGCACAATCGCATGCTGATCGACGTGCAGTGGCTGGATGTGAATTTGCCCAACCACCATTCGCTGGCGCTGCGTCAGGCGGTCAAGTTGCTGGAGCTGGAAGCGGCGCAGGTTCATCAGAAACTTGATCTGATCCAGGCAGTAGAGCGGGCGATTGCCCGGGACCTGAGCCGGGGCAGCCACATTGAAAAGATCGCTGGCGACTTGAATATGAGCAGCCGTACTTTGCGTCGGCGGCTGACCGAGCACTCTCTGACTTTCGAGGCACTCCTGGAGCAAGTGCGCCAGGCGCGAACCATGAGCCTGCTGGCCAATCCCGACATGCCGATCGAACGCATCACCGAGGAGGTCGGCTATAGCGACGTGCGCAGTTTTCGGCGGGCGTTCAAACGCTGGACGGGGAAAAGTCCGAGTGCGTGGCGCAGCGAGTGCGTCATCTGA
- a CDS encoding Dyp-type peroxidase → MSYYQPGILATPVPPQARHLFFALESVEALPQAIDNLLNLVDGKSAVIGFGESLAKALNVKIDGLRSFPALTGVGVENPSTQHALWVWLHGVDRGELLNRSTALEAALAPALRLVQMQETFRHKDGHDLTGYEDGTENPHDEAAIAAALLSEGADGLVGGSFAAIQQWQHDLKGFHALSAEDKDNIMGRRLSDNEEIDDAPVSAHVKRTAQESFAPEAFVLRRSMPWIEGDRAGLMFLAFGFSLDAFEAQLRRMSGLEDGITDGLYRISRPITGGYYWCPPLQNGHLDLRALRIG, encoded by the coding sequence ATGAGTTACTACCAGCCGGGCATCCTCGCCACCCCAGTTCCGCCGCAAGCACGTCACCTGTTTTTCGCCCTCGAGTCGGTTGAAGCGCTGCCGCAGGCGATCGACAACCTGCTGAATCTGGTGGACGGCAAGTCGGCGGTAATCGGTTTCGGTGAATCCCTGGCCAAGGCTCTGAATGTGAAGATCGACGGCCTGCGCAGCTTCCCGGCGCTGACCGGCGTCGGCGTGGAAAACCCGTCGACCCAGCACGCCCTGTGGGTCTGGCTGCACGGCGTCGACCGTGGCGAACTGCTCAACCGCAGCACCGCACTTGAGGCCGCACTGGCCCCGGCACTGCGTCTGGTGCAGATGCAGGAAACCTTCCGCCACAAGGACGGCCATGACCTCACCGGTTATGAAGACGGAACTGAAAACCCGCACGACGAAGCCGCCATCGCCGCCGCACTGCTAAGTGAAGGTGCGGACGGTCTGGTGGGTGGCAGTTTCGCCGCGATCCAGCAATGGCAGCACGACCTCAAGGGTTTCCATGCGCTGTCCGCCGAAGACAAGGACAACATCATGGGCCGTCGCCTGAGCGACAACGAAGAGATCGACGACGCCCCGGTGTCCGCCCACGTCAAGCGCACCGCCCAGGAAAGCTTCGCCCCGGAGGCCTTCGTCTTGCGCCGTTCGATGCCGTGGATCGAAGGCGACCGTGCCGGCCTGATGTTCCTCGCGTTCGGTTTCTCCCTTGACGCGTTCGAAGCGCAACTGCGCCGCATGAGCGGTCTGGAGGACGGCATCACTGACGGCCTGTATCGCATCAGCCGGCCGATCACCGGCGGCTACTACTGGTGTCCGCCGCTGCAAAACGGTCACCTCGACTTGCGCGCACTGCGCATTGGCTGA
- a CDS encoding ferredoxin family protein, whose translation MAYQAQEIFFRSNAPVTVDEDKCIAEKGCTVCVDVCPMDLLAINPATQKAYMAFDECWYCMPCEKDCPTGAVKVDIPYLLR comes from the coding sequence ATGGCCTATCAAGCCCAGGAAATCTTCTTCCGCTCCAATGCCCCCGTCACCGTGGACGAGGACAAATGCATCGCCGAAAAGGGCTGCACCGTGTGCGTCGACGTCTGCCCGATGGACCTGCTGGCGATCAACCCGGCCACGCAAAAGGCCTACATGGCGTTCGATGAATGCTGGTACTGCATGCCGTGCGAAAAGGACTGCCCGACCGGTGCCGTCAAAGTGGACATCCCTTACTTACTGCGTTGA
- a CDS encoding fumarate reductase/succinate dehydrogenase flavoprotein subunit codes for MSRTTLEQEYDIVVIGGGTAGPMAAIKAKEKNKELRVLLVDKANVKRSGAISMGMDGLNNAIIPGHSTPEQYTKEITIANDGIVNQAAVYAYATHSFETIEQLDRWGVKFEKDETGDYAVKKVHHMGAYVLPMPEGHDIKKVLYRQLKRARVNITNRLVCTRLLTDEEGAVNGVMGFDCRTADFHVIKAKAVILACGAAGRLGLPSSGYLMGTYENPTNAGDGYAMAYHAGAELANLECFQINPLIKDYNGPACAYVTGPLGGYTANNKGERFIECDYWSGQMMWEFHQELESGNGPVFLKLDHLAEETIQNIEEILHSNERPSRGQFHANRGTDYRTQMVEMHISEIGFCSGHSASGVWVNERAETSVKGLYSAGDMAAVPHNYMLGAFTYGRFAGNNAAEFVAGREFSALDAEQIAKEKARVYAPLDREHGLPPAQVEYKLRRFVNDYLQPPKVTRKMEIGLQRFSDIERDLNEMKANNAHELMRAMETSVIRDCAEMAARASLFRAESRWGLYHYRVDHPQRDDREWFCHCHLKKGEDGRMTSFKKAVEPYIIPLDAEEMQAYDRLRVGAFAA; via the coding sequence ATGAGTCGAACGACACTCGAACAGGAATACGACATCGTCGTGATCGGCGGCGGCACCGCTGGCCCGATGGCCGCGATCAAGGCCAAGGAAAAGAACAAGGAACTGCGCGTGCTGTTGGTGGACAAGGCCAACGTCAAGCGCAGCGGCGCCATCAGCATGGGCATGGACGGCTTGAACAACGCGATCATCCCCGGCCACTCGACGCCCGAGCAGTACACCAAGGAAATCACCATCGCCAACGACGGGATCGTCAACCAGGCGGCGGTGTACGCCTACGCCACCCACAGTTTCGAAACCATCGAGCAGCTCGACCGCTGGGGCGTGAAGTTCGAGAAGGACGAAACCGGTGATTACGCGGTGAAGAAAGTCCACCACATGGGCGCCTACGTGCTGCCGATGCCGGAAGGGCACGACATCAAGAAGGTTCTTTATCGCCAGTTGAAACGGGCGCGAGTGAACATCACCAATCGCCTTGTCTGCACCCGTTTGCTGACCGACGAGGAGGGCGCCGTCAACGGCGTGATGGGCTTCGACTGCCGCACCGCCGACTTCCATGTGATCAAGGCCAAGGCTGTGATCCTTGCCTGCGGCGCGGCCGGGCGTCTGGGCCTGCCGTCCTCGGGTTACCTGATGGGCACCTACGAAAACCCGACCAACGCCGGCGACGGTTATGCGATGGCCTATCACGCCGGCGCCGAACTGGCGAACCTGGAGTGCTTCCAGATCAACCCATTGATCAAGGATTACAACGGCCCGGCCTGCGCCTACGTTACCGGCCCGCTCGGCGGTTATACCGCCAACAACAAGGGCGAACGCTTCATCGAGTGCGACTACTGGAGCGGGCAGATGATGTGGGAGTTCCACCAGGAACTGGAAAGTGGCAACGGCCCGGTGTTCCTCAAGCTCGATCACCTGGCCGAAGAAACCATCCAGAACATCGAGGAAATCCTGCACAGCAACGAGCGCCCGAGTCGCGGCCAGTTCCACGCCAACCGCGGCACCGATTACCGCACGCAGATGGTCGAGATGCACATCTCGGAAATCGGTTTTTGCAGCGGTCATTCGGCGTCCGGCGTGTGGGTCAACGAGCGCGCCGAAACCTCGGTGAAAGGTTTGTACTCGGCCGGTGACATGGCCGCCGTGCCGCACAACTACATGCTGGGCGCGTTCACCTACGGCAGGTTCGCGGGCAACAACGCGGCGGAATTTGTCGCCGGGCGCGAATTCTCCGCGCTGGATGCCGAGCAGATCGCGAAGGAAAAGGCCCGGGTCTACGCACCGCTGGACCGCGAGCACGGCCTGCCGCCGGCCCAGGTCGAGTACAAGCTGCGGCGCTTCGTCAACGACTACCTGCAACCGCCGAAAGTGACCAGGAAGATGGAAATCGGCCTGCAACGCTTCAGCGACATCGAACGCGATCTCAACGAGATGAAGGCCAACAACGCCCACGAACTGATGCGTGCAATGGAAACCAGCGTGATCCGCGACTGCGCCGAAATGGCCGCCCGCGCCTCGCTGTTCCGCGCCGAAAGCCGCTGGGGCCTGTACCACTACCGCGTCGATCACCCACAACGGGATGACCGCGAATGGTTCTGCCACTGCCACCTGAAGAAGGGCGAGGACGGGCGCATGACCAGTTTCAAGAAAGCCGTCGAGCCTTACATCATCCCGCTCGATGCCGAGGAAATGCAGGCCTACGACCGCCTTCGGGTTGGCGCTTTCGCCGCTTGA
- a CDS encoding stability determinant, whose translation MSILLSPFYSDFESEEEAESYDRWFRAKVQAVLDDPRPGIPHKEAMVRLDQLLEEKRKNRPAAA comes from the coding sequence ATGAGCATATTGCTTTCCCCGTTTTACTCTGACTTTGAATCCGAAGAAGAGGCCGAGAGCTACGATCGCTGGTTTCGCGCCAAGGTGCAGGCTGTACTGGATGACCCTCGCCCGGGCATTCCCCATAAAGAAGCCATGGTGCGGCTCGACCAACTATTAGAAGAGAAACGCAAGAATCGACCCGCTGCCGCTTGA
- a CDS encoding GntR family transcriptional regulator — protein MTDNALSSSPLSLSSVPLHTQLRDVLRARILDGEYPQDSQMPSESELGTLFKVSRITVRQALGDLQKEGLIFKIHGKGTFVAKPKTFQNVSTLQGLAESMTGRGYEVINRLRSFKFIAADKRVAERLQVAEGEIVAQIKRVRLINREPISLEITYLPKAIGERLEKADLVTRDIFLILENDCGIALGHADLAIDAVLADSDLTQALNVEAGSPIMRIERLTHDAHGQPLDFEHLYYRGDAFQYRLRIDRQKGEQA, from the coding sequence ATGACCGATAACGCTCTCTCCTCAAGCCCGCTCTCCTTATCAAGTGTCCCGCTGCACACCCAACTGCGCGACGTGCTGCGCGCCCGCATTCTCGACGGCGAATACCCGCAAGACAGCCAGATGCCGTCCGAAAGCGAGCTCGGCACGCTGTTCAAGGTCAGCCGCATCACCGTGCGTCAGGCCCTGGGCGATCTGCAGAAGGAAGGGCTGATCTTCAAGATCCACGGCAAAGGCACCTTCGTCGCCAAACCCAAGACTTTTCAAAACGTCAGCACCTTGCAAGGCCTCGCCGAGTCCATGACCGGCCGTGGCTACGAGGTGATCAACCGCCTGCGCAGCTTCAAATTCATCGCCGCCGACAAACGGGTCGCCGAGCGCTTGCAGGTCGCCGAAGGCGAAATCGTCGCCCAGATCAAACGCGTACGGCTGATCAACCGCGAGCCGATCTCGCTGGAAATCACCTATCTGCCCAAAGCCATAGGCGAGCGGTTGGAGAAGGCCGATCTGGTGACCCGCGACATCTTCCTGATCCTGGAAAACGACTGCGGCATTGCCCTCGGCCATGCCGATCTGGCCATCGATGCGGTGCTGGCCGACAGCGACCTGACCCAGGCGCTGAACGTCGAGGCCGGCTCGCCGATCATGCGCATCGAGCGTCTGACCCACGATGCTCATGGCCAGCCGCTGGACTTCGAACACCTTTACTACCGTGGCGATGCGTTCCAGTACCGCCTGCGGATCGACCGGCAAAAAGGGGAGCAGGCATGA
- a CDS encoding type II toxin-antitoxin system RelE/ParE family toxin: MDYVEQYNSNASTALQHKVGAATQRLSSIPYGYRSGRVPGTREMVVNPNYLLVYRVNGHIKILTLVHTRRQYPRTSST; encoded by the coding sequence ATCGACTACGTTGAACAATACAACTCAAACGCTTCAACGGCTCTGCAGCACAAGGTTGGTGCAGCGACGCAAAGGCTTTCATCAATTCCCTATGGTTACCGGTCCGGTCGAGTGCCAGGCACTCGGGAAATGGTGGTCAATCCAAACTATCTGCTGGTCTATCGAGTGAACGGGCACATCAAAATACTGACGTTAGTCCACACCCGACGACAATACCCACGAACCTCATCAACCTAA
- a CDS encoding Gfo/Idh/MocA family protein: MKVVRWGMIGCGSVAERKSGPAFYKAPGSALVAVMGRRLEAVTDYAARHGIARICTDVDALINDPEVDAVYIATPPDSHHAYSLKVAAAGKHCCVEKPMALNAGQSREMQQVFAEAGLHLFVSYYRRSLPRFQQVRQWLEQGRIGEVRHLSWTLTKAPSPKDLDGSANWRTDPTVAGGGYFADLASHGFDLFQYLLGDIVEVAGFTARQAGLYAAEDAVSASWRFASGALGMGCWSFVADRREDRVEIIGSQGRIGFSVFDEHPVELHADEDISLEIPHHEHIQWHHVLGMNAQIRGESQHPAVAAEALKTDWVMDQILKRQ, from the coding sequence ATGAAGGTGGTGCGTTGGGGCATGATCGGTTGCGGCAGCGTCGCCGAACGCAAGAGCGGGCCGGCCTTCTACAAGGCGCCCGGCTCGGCGTTGGTGGCGGTGATGGGGCGACGCCTCGAAGCCGTGACCGATTATGCCGCGCGCCACGGCATCGCCCGGATCTGCACCGACGTCGATGCCCTGATCAACGACCCTGAAGTGGACGCGGTGTACATCGCCACACCCCCCGACAGCCATCACGCCTACAGCCTGAAAGTCGCCGCCGCCGGCAAGCATTGTTGCGTGGAAAAACCCATGGCCCTCAATGCCGGGCAAAGCCGCGAAATGCAGCAGGTGTTCGCCGAGGCCGGTCTGCACCTGTTCGTCTCCTATTACCGCCGTTCGTTGCCGCGATTCCAGCAGGTTCGGCAATGGCTGGAGCAGGGGCGGATCGGCGAGGTGCGGCACCTGAGCTGGACGTTGACCAAAGCGCCTTCACCGAAGGATCTGGACGGCAGCGCGAACTGGCGCACCGATCCAACGGTGGCGGGTGGCGGGTATTTTGCGGATCTGGCCAGCCATGGGTTCGACCTGTTCCAGTATCTGCTCGGTGACATCGTGGAAGTCGCAGGTTTCACGGCGCGTCAGGCCGGGCTGTACGCGGCGGAAGATGCGGTCAGCGCCAGTTGGCGATTCGCCTCGGGCGCATTGGGCATGGGCTGCTGGAGCTTTGTTGCGGATCGGCGCGAGGATCGGGTCGAGATTATCGGCAGCCAAGGGCGGATCGGTTTTTCGGTGTTCGACGAGCATCCGGTCGAGCTGCATGCCGACGAAGACATCAGCCTGGAAATCCCCCATCACGAGCACATCCAGTGGCACCACGTACTCGGAATGAACGCGCAGATTCGCGGTGAGTCGCAGCACCCGGCAGTCGCCGCCGAAGCGCTGAAAACCGATTGGGTCATGGATCAGATTCTCAAGCGCCAATAA